ATGGGTTTCCGACGGCAGTTGGGGGATGACATCGGAGTGGCCGATTCCTACAACAACATTGGGATTGCCTATGATGCCAAAGGACTGTATGAAGAAGCGCTGACGCACTATTTCAAGGCGCTTGCTATTTACGAACGGCGGCATAGCGAAGAGAAGATGGCGATGACCTACACCAACATCGGCATTATCTATAAGACCCAGAAAGAATACCGAAAGGCACTCGGCTATTACCGAAAGTCCTACCAACTCTACCGAAAGAACCACCTCGAAGCGGAAACGACGATAGCGGCGGGCAATCTCGGATCGATCCTGATCAATTTCCGGAAATGGAAGGAGTCACTTTACTATTCGGACCTCGCCATCGGAGGTTATCGCAAACTCGGGTTCGACCGCTACATTGCCTATCCCATGACCAACAAGGCAGTGGTGTTTGACAGTCTGCACCGGTTTGCCGAAGCTAATAAGGTATATGAAGCTTCCATCGACCTTCACCGCCAACACCAAAATTGGTTTGAGGTCGCCAACACCTTGAACTGTTATGCAAATTGTCTAAATAAACAGCAACGTTTCCGGGAAAGCGCCGCGATTTCCGCGCAGGCACTTGAAGCCGCCACCAAGGCCGGTGCCTTTGCATTGAAGGTAGACGCCGAACGCAATCTGGCGAAAGCCTACACAGGTTTAGGCGACTTTCGGTCGGCTATCGACCATGCCAATCGTTATGCTGCCGGAAAAGACAGCTTGTTTGTCACCGAAAAAACGAAGGCGATCTTCGAGATGGAAGCGCGTTATGAAAACGTCAAAAAAGAGAAACAGATCGTACAGCAGGAGGCAGAGGCCAAACGCCGTAACGCCATGTTGCTCATTGTCGGTATTGTGGCGCTGGCCTCCATTCTGATCGGGTTCCTTATCTACCGCCAACAACGCCTTCGCAACCGCCAGCAACAGCAGGAGTTTGAACTGAAATCGGCGATTGCCCAAATCGAGACGCAGAACAAATTGCAGGACCAGCGCCTCTCGATTTCGCGTGACCTGCACGACAACATCGGTGCACAATTGACCTTTATCATCTCATCCGTCGACAACCTGAAGTATGCGTTTGATTTCGCGAACACCAAACTCGATGAGAAACTCCGTAACATTTCCGAATTCACCCAGTCGACCATCATCGAACTGCGCGATACGATTTGGGCGATGAACAGCCATGCGATCTCTTTGCAGGACCTGAAATTGCGGATTACGAATTTCATTGACAAAGCGCGCTCCGTCGCCGGGCAAACCGAGTTTTCCTTCGTAACTGACCCCGGTTTGGAGGGTCTGGTATTCGGATCGGTGGCGGGCATGAACCTTTACCGCGTCATACAGGAATCAGTGAACAACAGCCTCAAATATGCCAACGCCGACAAAATACGGGTGGAAGTGCGCGACGAAGGTAGCTTTCTCGTCATCCGGATTGCCGATAATGGCACGGGTTTCGATGAAAAGACCGTGCGAAAAGGCAATGGCCTCTCCAACATGCGGAAACGGTTGAAGGAGATAGGAGGGAAGCTTGAGATTGTCAGCGCGCCTGGTCAGGGAACATCCATCATCGTGTCCGTCGATAAAAACACTCTTAACCAAAGTCCAACCCCATGATACGCATCGCCATCGTCGACGACAATTATTTCCTGACCAAAACCATCGAAGAGAAGCTGTCATTTTTCGATGACTTCTCCGTCCGGTTTTTAGCCGGGGACGGCGCTGAACTGATGGCGCGTCTGGAAGAGAACCACAACATCGACCTGATCCTGATGGACATCGAAATGCCGACCATGAACGGTATCGAGGCCACGCTGGCGGTCAAGGCGCGTTATCCGCACATCCGGATCCTGATGCTGACCGTCTTCGATAACGATGAGAACATCTTCAACGCTATCAAAGCGGGGGCCGATGGCTATCTGTTGAAGGAAATCAATGCCAAGCAATTGCACCAGGGTATACTCGAGACATTGAACGGTGGCGCGGCCATGCATCCGTCGATTGCTTTCAAGACCTTAAAACTGCTGCGAGACCCGGTCGACTTCGGCACAACCGAAACCCAGGAGGAAATCAAATTGTCGCAACGGGAGATAGAAGTGTTGGAGCAACTCAGCAAAGGCCTCAACTACCTCAGCATCGCCGACAACCTCATATTGTCGCCGAGCACCGTACGCAAGCACATCGAGAACATCTACACCAAGCTGCAGGTACACAACAAACTTGAAGCGGTCGAAAAAGCGCGTAACAATAAGATTATTTAACTGGTAATCAAAAAAATACGTAGGGCTTAAATAGGGCATTCTACGTATTTTCCCACGTAGGCCACCGCGGTAGTTTTGTCTTATAACTTTAAAAGATATAAGATGAAAACCAACCAATTACTCTCTAGACTATGCCTGTGGTTCGTGTTGCTTGCCTCCGGTGCGGCTTCGGCCAATAATCTCGTAATCAGTAGCACACAGGTCACCGGTAACCAGATTACCTTCGATATCAGCTGGGACAACAGCTGGTATACCAACATCGCCCCGGCTAACTTCGACGCCGTTTGGGTATTCGTAAAGTACCAGGATTGTAACACCCGTCTTTGGGCCCACGCCGGCCTGAGCACCACCTCTTCCGACCACACCGCCGGTTCGCCGTTGACCGTCGATGCCGTTTCAGACGGGAAAGGCGTCTTTATCCATCGTTTAGCGCTCGGGGGTGGAAACATCGCAACGACCAGTGTAACACTCACCATGACCATTCCCGCCGGCACCTACAATTTTAAGGTATTCGGCATCGAAATGGTCAACGTGCCGCAGGGCGGATTTGAAGTGGGTGATGCTACGAGTGCGTCAAGCTATAACGCTGTCTCTATCACCGCTGCACATGAAAACAACGGTATCACGGCCGCTGCTTTGGGTGGAACATCTTCGAATGTACCGGCTGCCTATCCGGTGGGATACAATTCCTTTTACATCATGAAGTATGAGATCAGCCAGATCCAGTATGTCGAGTTCCTGAACGCGTTGACCTATGACCAACAGAAAACCCGTACGACCTATGACCCTATTTCTGCGGCGGGTACGACCGCGATGTACAGCAGCCGCGCCTTCCGCAACGGTATTATCGTCGCTACCCCGGGCAACAACAATATCCTGCCTGCGGTGTATGCCTGCGACTACACCACCGGCGTCGAGAACAATATCGATGACGCGCAGAACAATGCGATGAATTTCATGAGTTGGGCTGACCTTACGGCCTATCTCGACTGGGCGGCCCTTCGCCCGATGACCGAACTCGAATACGAAAAGGCCTGTCGGGGCACGATGGCGCGCCTCGCGGGCGAATATCCGTGGGGTTCTACGACCATCGCGTTGATCCACGCGCAATTAGGTGGCCTGGTCAACGATTTCCAGCCAAATGAAAACTACAATTCCCCTACGAATGGCGCTTGTATGTATGGCGTCGGAAACTCCGGTCTCGGACAATACGGCCCGCTGCGAACCGGCCTGTTAGCCACTAACAGCTCGGGCCGTGCCTCTTCGGGTGCTGGCTTCTACGGCGCGATGGAACTTGGCGGGAACGTATGGGAGCGGGTCGTCAATACCGGCGCTACTGGCGTAACCTTCACCGGTAATCTGGGCGACGGAGAGCTGGCAGTTAACGGTGAGGCCAACCAAACCTCCTGGCCGCCCATTACGGCTATAGGTGCCGGCTTCCGGGGCGGAAGTTACAACGATCCGGCTACCTCCGTCCGCACCTCTGACCGCGGATCAGCCACTTCAATCGGCGACCAGCGCTTTCAGTCGTATGGTGGAAGGGGAGTACGTTAATCGTTCCTTGATGGTATCCCGAAAGGGAAGCAAGAAACAAAAGTTTATATACTAAATCAATGGAAAGATGACGAAAATAACCCAATTTTATATAGCGGTTGTAGCGGCATTGCTCTTCCTCAGCGGGGAAGTCCGGGCGCAATACTACGGTGGCGACGGCAACATCCTCCCTGTGGACGGTATCAGTCCGTTGTCATGTCCGGCACCACCCCACTTCTTCGTCTATTTGGGCGGAAGCGGGAACCTGATTCCGGTCGAGACGCTGACTACAACCAGTTGCACGCAACTGCCCGCGCACTTCTTTGCCTACATGGGCGGAGAGGCAGATGGTGCCGCAACCGATGAACTATCCGCAACACTTTGTGGCATTCCAAGCCAGTTTTACGCCTATCTCGGAGGAACCGGCGGAGGCTTCAGTTTTGATATGATCGGAAGTTGTCCGGTGACACCGCCAGACGCTTCGTTCACGGCTTCCACAACGACACTTTGCGTCGGAAGTACCGTAACGTTTAGTGATACATCTACAAATGTGCCCTCCGTATGGAGCTGGACGTTTGAAGGCGGTACGCCTGCTACCTCCAACCAAAAGAACCCCATTGTGCAGTACACGACGGCGGGTACCTATGACGTGAAACTCGTCGCGACGAATTACAACGGCGCGGATACGGTCATCCTGACGGATTACATCACCGTCACAGCCATCCCACAAGTGCTGACGACCACCCCGGGTTCGCGTTGCGACGCCGGAACCGTGAGCCTTCAGGCAACGTCGAATCTCGGGACACTCCGATGGTATGATGCCGCTACAGGCGGAAACCTCGTAGGGACGGGTAGTCCGTTTGTAACACCTTCACTGTCGGTCAATACCACGTACTATGTGGAGGCCGCTTCCGGTAGCTGCACGTCGAGCCGTACCGCCGTCACCGCCACCGTCAATACCACGCCAAGTGTCGTCACAACGGCACCTGCCAGCCGGTGCGGAACGGGTTCGGTAACGCTGCAGGCCACAGCCAGCATCGGCACGTTGACCTGGTATAACGTACCTACGGGTGGTACCTCGCTCGGGTCCGGAACCTCATTCGTAACACCTTCTATTGGCGCCACCACCACCTTCTATGTAGCGGCCACCAGCAACGGATGTACGTCGGCTCGTGTGCCGGTAGTGGCGACTGTCAACAGTGCGCCATCGGTCACTTCGACCACGCCCGGTAGCCGCTGCGATAGCGGAACGGTGACGTTGGCGGCTACGGCCAGTAATGGCACCCTGAACTGGTATGGACAACCCACCGGCGGAAGCATCCTCGGATCGGGCACGACGTTCGTAACACCGGTGATCAGTACAACTACTACCTATTACGTCGAAGCAACTGACGGAACCTGCTCGTCACCGCGTTTGGCTGTTACGGCTACCGCCAGTGTGTCGCCCGCCGTTACCTCCACCACGCCCGCCGGGCGTTGTGATGCCGGAAGCGTGACCATCGGGGCTGTGGCCAGTGCGGGAACCCTGAACTGGTATACCGTTCCACTGGGCGGTACGGCGGTAGGTTCCGGCAGTACGTTCGTGACACCCAATATCAGCGCGACTACCACGTATTATGTCGAAGCGGCAAACGGAAGTTGTATTTCGTCCCGTATTCCGGTAGTTGCGACTGTCACCCTCACACCGTCGGTCACCTCGACTACCGCCGCTACACGCTGTGGTGCCGGTTCAGTGACCCTCGAAGCAGAGGCAAGCGCCGGAACGGTTCGTTGGTATAATGCCGCAATAGGCGGCACGCTGGTTGCCTCCGGATCCCCTTTCACGACCGGAGCACTTTCGACGTCTACCACGTATTACGTCGAAGCGGTAAACGGCAATTGTGTGTCGCCTCGCACCGCTGTTTCCGTAACCATCAATACGCAACCGTCTGTTACGTCTACGGCGGGTGGCACACGATGCGACGCGGGATCGGTCACATTACAGGCTACCGCTACCTCAGGCGTGTTACGTTGGTATAATGTGGCTACGGGTGGCGCCGTTCTCGGCACGGGGCCGTTCTTTCCAACACCGTCCATTTCGGCCACTACCACGTTTTACGTTGAAGCCTTCGACGGAGGCTGTCTGTCGCCGCGTACCGCTGTGGTCGCGACGGTCAATGAAACACCGACTATCGTGTCTACATCTCCTGCCACGCGATGCGGCTCCGGCACGTTGACACTGGGCGCTTCGGCAAGCAGTGGTACCCTTAGTTGGTATAACGTGGCTTCGGGAGGTGCTTCGATTGGAACGGGACCTGCGTTTACGACGCCGTCGCTCTCGTCTACCACAACCTATTACGTAGAAGCGACCAATGGAAGCTGCGTCTCTGCCCGCCAGGCAGTCGTGGCTACCATCACAACACTTCCAACTATTACATCAACTGCGGCGGCTGCGCGTTGTGACGCCGGAACGCTGACGTTACAGGCTACGGCCAGTTCGGGAACGCTTTCCTGGTATACCGTATCGTCGGGTGGTTCAGCCGTCGGAACTGGTACCTCCTTTATTACTCCGGTGATCAGTGCTACCACGACCTATTACGTAGAAGCAACGAACGGAAGTTGTACTTCTGCCCGTACGGCCGTTGTCGCTTCGATCAACGCCACGCCGAGTATCGTTTCCGTGACGCCGGCCAGCCGATGCGGAACCGGTTCTGTGACCTTATCGGCCGTGGCAAATGCCGGCACCCTCAGTTGGTATGCCGCCGCGTCGGGAGGATCCGTGTTGGGAACAGGGGCCACCTTTACCACGCCTTCCATAGCGACCACCACGACCTATTACGTTGAGGCGACCAACGGAAGTTGTATTTCTGTCCGTACGGCTGTCGTAGCCACCATCAATACCCAGCCGGATGTGGCGTCGGTTTCCGGTGCCAGCCGCTGTGATACGGGCAGTGTAACCCTTGCCGCTACGGCCACGTCGGGCATCCTTCATTGGTATGCACAGGCTTCGGGTGGCAGCGAGCTCGGAAGCGGCGTTTCCTTTATCACGCCTTCCCTCGCCACGAGCACCACGTTTTATGTGGAGGCGGTGAATGGAAGTTGTATATCCGCCCGTGTTCCGGTAACGGCTACGATAACCCAAACACCGATTATCACGTCGACGGTTCCGGCCAGTCGTTGTGATGCCGGAAGCGTGACACTTGGCGCAACGGCCAGCGGCGGCATGATT
This genomic interval from Flavobacterium sp. HJ-32-4 contains the following:
- a CDS encoding SUMF1/EgtB/PvdO family nonheme iron enzyme — protein: MKTNQLLSRLCLWFVLLASGAASANNLVISSTQVTGNQITFDISWDNSWYTNIAPANFDAVWVFVKYQDCNTRLWAHAGLSTTSSDHTAGSPLTVDAVSDGKGVFIHRLALGGGNIATTSVTLTMTIPAGTYNFKVFGIEMVNVPQGGFEVGDATSASSYNAVSITAAHENNGITAAALGGTSSNVPAAYPVGYNSFYIMKYEISQIQYVEFLNALTYDQQKTRTTYDPISAAGTTAMYSSRAFRNGIIVATPGNNNILPAVYACDYTTGVENNIDDAQNNAMNFMSWADLTAYLDWAALRPMTELEYEKACRGTMARLAGEYPWGSTTIALIHAQLGGLVNDFQPNENYNSPTNGACMYGVGNSGLGQYGPLRTGLLATNSSGRASSGAGFYGAMELGGNVWERVVNTGATGVTFTGNLGDGELAVNGEANQTSWPPITAIGAGFRGGSYNDPATSVRTSDRGSATSIGDQRFQSYGGRGVR
- a CDS encoding T9SS type A sorting domain-containing protein; this encodes MTKITQFYIAVVAALLFLSGEVRAQYYGGDGNILPVDGISPLSCPAPPHFFVYLGGSGNLIPVETLTTTSCTQLPAHFFAYMGGEADGAATDELSATLCGIPSQFYAYLGGTGGGFSFDMIGSCPVTPPDASFTASTTTLCVGSTVTFSDTSTNVPSVWSWTFEGGTPATSNQKNPIVQYTTAGTYDVKLVATNYNGADTVILTDYITVTAIPQVLTTTPGSRCDAGTVSLQATSNLGTLRWYDAATGGNLVGTGSPFVTPSLSVNTTYYVEAASGSCTSSRTAVTATVNTTPSVVTTAPASRCGTGSVTLQATASIGTLTWYNVPTGGTSLGSGTSFVTPSIGATTTFYVAATSNGCTSARVPVVATVNSAPSVTSTTPGSRCDSGTVTLAATASNGTLNWYGQPTGGSILGSGTTFVTPVISTTTTYYVEATDGTCSSPRLAVTATASVSPAVTSTTPAGRCDAGSVTIGAVASAGTLNWYTVPLGGTAVGSGSTFVTPNISATTTYYVEAANGSCISSRIPVVATVTLTPSVTSTTAATRCGAGSVTLEAEASAGTVRWYNAAIGGTLVASGSPFTTGALSTSTTYYVEAVNGNCVSPRTAVSVTINTQPSVTSTAGGTRCDAGSVTLQATATSGVLRWYNVATGGAVLGTGPFFPTPSISATTTFYVEAFDGGCLSPRTAVVATVNETPTIVSTSPATRCGSGTLTLGASASSGTLSWYNVASGGASIGTGPAFTTPSLSSTTTYYVEATNGSCVSARQAVVATITTLPTITSTAAAARCDAGTLTLQATASSGTLSWYTVSSGGSAVGTGTSFITPVISATTTYYVEATNGSCTSARTAVVASINATPSIVSVTPASRCGTGSVTLSAVANAGTLSWYAAASGGSVLGTGATFTTPSIATTTTYYVEATNGSCISVRTAVVATINTQPDVASVSGASRCDTGSVTLAATATSGILHWYAQASGGSELGSGVSFITPSLATSTTFYVEAVNGSCISARVPVTATITQTPIITSTVPASRCDAGSVTLGATASGGMISWYDAAVGGMELANGQTYTTTSLTATTTYWVEVANGDCVSMRLPVTATINETPTVVTTVPGGRCDTGSVTLQATASGGSLNWYNVATGGTSIGSGAVFQTPSISATTTFYVEAVNGSCISPRTAVLATVTGTPSVTATTPASRCGIGSVTLGATASSGTITWYDQAFGGVALATGATFTTPSVSNTTTFYVEAHNGTCVSNRVPVVATITAVPNVVSSTGGVRCGTGTVVLSAAASAGTLNWYNVSSGGTILGSGGTFTTPPIAATTTFYVEAGNGSCTSARTAVLATVNTEAAITSVTPGSRCGVGTVNLSATGDGTVNWFDQPSGGTALATGSLFTTPEIGASTTYYVEVTNGSCTSVRVPVLATVTVSPEVVVTTAAERCGTGTMVLEAVASIGSLNWYNQPIGGLLLGTGTSFTTPAIATSTTFYVEAVNGNCVSARIPVTATVNALGVVTNVTPGSRCGTGSVTLSASGTGTLNWFASATGGSALGTGTSFETPSLSATATYYVEATNGTCVSTRVPVTAEVTIIPTPTGNVTQTFCEGETVAMLVVEGNAVVWYDALEGGSIVAGGTPLVAGTTYYAAQSEGACESDVRLAVTVANGTCLGVDQPDETVMKLYPNPVVDVITIESPRDIRAVELVTMLGQRVMYLQTQGTQVKVDMSSLAAATYFLQVMTDEGMKTYKVIKR
- a CDS encoding tetratricopeptide repeat protein; the protein is MHLTKRLLVVTLLGCSMVAISQGTRIDSLKKVLAHAKGRERFKAHSMLSDEYSNNDLDKSMLYARKSLVDAQQLENDSMKALACNSIANVFQYKSELDSALFYHRKAMGFRRQLGDDIGVADSYNNIGIAYDAKGLYEEALTHYFKALAIYERRHSEEKMAMTYTNIGIIYKTQKEYRKALGYYRKSYQLYRKNHLEAETTIAAGNLGSILINFRKWKESLYYSDLAIGGYRKLGFDRYIAYPMTNKAVVFDSLHRFAEANKVYEASIDLHRQHQNWFEVANTLNCYANCLNKQQRFRESAAISAQALEAATKAGAFALKVDAERNLAKAYTGLGDFRSAIDHANRYAAGKDSLFVTEKTKAIFEMEARYENVKKEKQIVQQEAEAKRRNAMLLIVGIVALASILIGFLIYRQQRLRNRQQQQEFELKSAIAQIETQNKLQDQRLSISRDLHDNIGAQLTFIISSVDNLKYAFDFANTKLDEKLRNISEFTQSTIIELRDTIWAMNSHAISLQDLKLRITNFIDKARSVAGQTEFSFVTDPGLEGLVFGSVAGMNLYRVIQESVNNSLKYANADKIRVEVRDEGSFLVIRIADNGTGFDEKTVRKGNGLSNMRKRLKEIGGKLEIVSAPGQGTSIIVSVDKNTLNQSPTP
- a CDS encoding response regulator transcription factor, with product MIRIAIVDDNYFLTKTIEEKLSFFDDFSVRFLAGDGAELMARLEENHNIDLILMDIEMPTMNGIEATLAVKARYPHIRILMLTVFDNDENIFNAIKAGADGYLLKEINAKQLHQGILETLNGGAAMHPSIAFKTLKLLRDPVDFGTTETQEEIKLSQREIEVLEQLSKGLNYLSIADNLILSPSTVRKHIENIYTKLQVHNKLEAVEKARNNKII